One Panicum virgatum strain AP13 chromosome 9K, P.virgatum_v5, whole genome shotgun sequence genomic region harbors:
- the LOC120646698 gene encoding small nuclear ribonucleoprotein SmD3b-like yields MSRSLGIPVKLLHEAAGHVVTVELKTGEVYRGSMVECEDNWNCQLENITFTAKDGKVSQLEHVFIRGSRVRFMIIPDMLKNAPMFKRLEARIRGKGSAVGVGRGRAVAMRARAAAGRGGGPVGRGGAPPVRR; encoded by the exons atGAGCCGGAGCCTGGGAATCCCCGTGAAGCTGCTCCACGAGGCGGCGGGCCACGTGGTGACGGTGGAGCTCAAGACCGGCGAGGTGTACCGGGGGTCCATGGTCGAGTGCGAGGACAACTGGAACTGCCAGCTCGAGAACATCACCTTCACCGCCAAG GATGGGAAGGTGTCGCAGCTGGAGCACGTCTTCATCAGAGGAAGCAGAGTGAG ATTTATGATTATACCGGATATGCTCAAGAACGCTCCAATGTTCAAGCGTTTGGAAGCGAGGATTAGG GGCAAAGGATCAGCTGTTGGAGTTGGCCGTGGTCGTGCAGTCGCGATGCGTGCTCGG GCTGCTGCTGGCCGTGGTGGTGGTCCTGTGGGGCGAGGCGGCGCACCTCCGGTGAGGAGGTAG